Genomic window (Vibrio sp. NTOU-M3):
ATTTACGACCCCATTGCACTGGATTGTGTCGATAAGGTGCACATTGAACAAGTCAGTACAGAGCAACATTGGCATCTGGATGGCTCCGTTGAGGTGGTGGTCGATGTGGAATGTCGCTGTTGGCAAGCATCGGATTTACGTGTGGAGTTTGCCGATCAAATACAAAGCGCGAGAGTGAGCCAAAGTGGCACGGAGCGTTTTCGTTTTACAGTGGCTGAGCCAAGACGCTGGTGGCCTGCAGGCTACGGTGAGCAGTATCTTTATCCTTTGGCGGTTGCGTGTGATGGTCAGGTGGTGGAAAAACAACTCGGTTTACGCCAACTGGTGCTCAATACTGCTGAAGATGACATTGGTTCGGCTATGGAGTTTGTGGTCAACGGTTTCCCTATTGTGGCCAAAGGTGCCAACTGGATTCCGCTGGATGCCATGCCGTCCAGAGAATCGCGCAAACGCTATCGAGAACTACTTGAAAGTGCTGTGGCTGCCAACATGAATATGATCCGAGTGTGGGGCGGCGGCCAATATGAAAGTGACGAGTTTTATCAATTATGTGATGAACTCGGGCTGTTGGTATGGCAAGACATGATGTTCGCGTGTTCTCTTTATCCATCAACGGACGACTTTGTGGCAGATGTTGAACTGGAGCTACAAGATCAGCTAAAACGGTTAAAAGACCATGCCTGTATTGCACTTTGGTGTGGCGACAATGAAGTCATTGGTGCCATTGGTTGGTATGACGAATCCAAACACAACAAAGTGAAATATACCGTGAACTACGACCGGTTAAATCGCCGTATTGCGGATGTTGTGGCGCACGAAGACAGCAGCCGTACTTTTTGGCCAAGTTCACCGTGCAATGGGGATTTGGATTTCGGTGATGCATGGCATGATGACAATCGAGGAGACATGCATTTCTGGGATGTGTGGCACTCTGGGAAGTCGTTTGATGCTTATCGTCAGGTTAACCCAAGATTCTGCTCTGAATTTGGTTATCAATCATGGCCGTCTCTGGCTGAAGTGAAACAGTTCGTCCCTGAACAAGATTGGAATGTCACTTCACCCACCTTCGAATACCACCAGAAAAATCCGCGTGGTAATAGCATCATCACGGAAATGTTTACGCGTTATTTCAAGTTCCCGGCGGGGTTTGAGCAGATGTTGTATCTGAGCCAAGTTCAACAAGCCATTGCGATTAAAACGGCGTGTGATCATTGGCGCGCGATTTCTCCGGTATGCCGTGGGATGTTATTTTGGCAGCTCAACGATAATTGGCCTGTGAGTTCGTGGTCGAGCATTGAATACAGTGGTCGTTGGAAGCAGCTTCACTACCATGCGAAACGCTTCTTCTCACCGGTTTATTTGCCCTTTGAACTGACGGAAACGCAGCTTCAATTGCGACTTGTGAATGATCTCAACCAAGAGCAATCGGTCACTGGCACTTTGGTATGGATGAGCTGGCAAGGGGAGACATTAGCGGCGTGGCCGATTGATTGTGTTGCCGAGCCCGACAGCAACATTATGGTGTGGCATATGGGGCGTGAAGAGGCGATGGCAACATCAGATAAAGGCTTCTTTTATCTGAAAACAGAGCATGGTTCGACCATACTTGAGAATACTTGGATGGCGGCGTCAAACTGGAAGTCGGTCCCTATCGCCAAAGCGAAAATCAAGATGGAGATTGACGGAGATCGAATTCGACTTTCCACAGATAAACCTGCCTTCTTCGTCCATTTAGAGTGCGATGTGGATGGCCGCTTTAGTGATTCCAGCATGACTTTGTTGCCGGGTGAGCCCATTGATATCACCTTCCATGGTAATCCTCGGTTTGCTGAGTCGTTACGACTGTATCAACTGGCCGATATCTGCTAACACGCGATGGTATGATTGCGCGTATTTGGCCTGTTTAACGATAGGCCAATTTTATTTGGAATAGCCTCTATTCCAAATTTACATTGAGCTTGGGTTACTTTAGCTAAGTTGTTCAAAACTTAGGTAAACCACTATGCCTGCAAAATCTTCTTCAGTGCAGCTTTCTGGACATCGGTTTACAGGGATGATGAAACGCATTGGCGCGTTTTCAATTAAATCAATTTGTCTCGTTGGCGTTTTATTCGTCGCGTCTTGGCTATTTTCTCGGCTTGGGAAAGTGCATGGCAAGTCATTGCCCGAAAGCTACTTTTCTGATGGTTATCCAACCATTTTGACCTTGCTGGACTCAGAATTTTTCATGGGCTTTATTGCTTGTGTCACTCTCGCGATTGTCGTGTATGTGTTGTATCTGCTGTGGCAATTGCATGAAGTGGCGGTGCATAAAGCGAAAGAGATGTCTTCTGCCCATACGCAAATTGTTTTTGCTCTATCACTTTGTGGTCTGTTCATCGACAAAGCATGGTGGGTGCTCGCCATTATTATCGCTTTCACCCGCTGGGATGTGGTGGCAAATAGTTTGTCGAGCATCATTCGTAATGGTCTGAATAAAATCAACAAGGCACAGGAGTAAATCACGATGAAAGAGATCATGCTACCGTATATTTTGCTGTGTTGGGTTTTGGTGAAAACCGGTTTTGTTCAATGGACGTTACGTAATGCGACAGTGATGATCGGGCTAGGCGGTTTTTTGGCTTTCATGCTGTTTACGGCGCATCGCTTTTGGTCTCCGGCTGACTTAACCGACAGTACAACTGTCAAAGCGCCACACGCGGTGCTTAGCCCATTAGTTGGTCAAGAAGTGGAACAAGTGCTGGTGACTCACAACCAACATGTGAAGCAAGGGGATCTGATTTACGTGCTCAAATCGGAGGATACCGATTCTCAAGTGCGTGGGTTACAAGCACAAAAATTAGCGGCTGAAGCTGAGATTGTCGCCCTAAAACATCAAATCGATAACGACAAGCGAACCTTAGCCCGCTTAGAAAAGTTGAATGACTTTGCTCAGGAGCAGCAACGTGATGACGCTCGTACACGTATTGAGTCCAATAATGCCAAGGTGGCGGCTGTGTTTGCCCAGATTAAATCGATTGAAGCACAGATAGCGACAGCGGAATGGCAAAATGAACGACGTGAAATCCGCGCGCCATTTGATGGGCAGGTTTCCATTGCAAACATCGCGGAAGGAACGCGTGTGGGGAACATGCATCTGTACAACACATCGAAAAAGTTTGTTGAAATGCGCATTGCCGATCAAACCTATGCCAATATTCAGCCGGGACAATTTGCAGAGTTTTATGTGGATGCGTATCCGGGAGAGATCTTTCGTGGCCGGGTTCATAGCTTAACGGCTGGTACGGGGGAAGCACGTGTTTCCGTGGTCAATGGCAGCCAACATGTGCGTCAACATATTGGGAATAATCAAGGGAGCCATGGGCGAACAGTGATCATCGAATTTGAAGAGCCTGAAGGGTACAACGTGCCGATAGGAGCCACAGGCTCTGGCTGGATTTCTGCCAGCAAACCACATGCAGCACTCGGCTTTATGGATATTATTGGCGCCGCGACGGTTCGATTAAAGGCCTATAAAGCGTATCTATCAGCACTGTAAGCATCAGGGTGGAAAGGCATTATTGAATAATATGCGTTTCCACCATTTCCTGCAGTAAAGCACTCAACCATAGGATCTTGCCAGACTGGCGGCGAGAGGCTTTGATGATAAGCGCGCTGTCTATATTCAGGGTTTGCTTAGCATCGTGGTTTAAATGCGGCTCATAACGCAAGGTAAAACAATCGTCCATCAACTGGTTCATGAGCTGATAGTTATCGACACAGATAGTCGCTTCAATGGAAGGATCGAGTTTTTTAAAGTGATCTTCATGTTCGTTTAATCCAGCCACAATGTATTTGACGTATTCACCGCTTAAGTTCCCGTTAAAGTGACCGCTACCAGTGTGAAGCCGTTTTTGATAGAGCGTTTGTGGTTTATCACCCAAAATATGAACGCCCACATCCACTTCTTCATCAAGCAGCATTTGTTCACTACCGTGGTGCCATTGTCTGAGCTCAATGATGGCGTTGGACTGTTCTCGTATAGCGCGGATCAGCGGTTTACCCATTTCAATAAGGAAAGGTTCGACAATATGCAGCGTGATTTTTTCAACTTGCATCGGGTCAAACTTTTCTGGCTCAAGAGAAAGGGAGACCTGCTCTAGCGCACCGCGTAGCTTACTTTCAATGGCCATCGCATAGCTGGTGGGGACAAGCTGAGTTTGACTGCGAACAAACAGCGGATCGTTGAGATCATCACGCAGCTGGGCCAACGTTTTGGAAACGTACGACTGTGAGCGTCCGAGTTTTTGCGCGGCCCGCTGAGTAGAACGGGTGTCCATCAAGCTAATAAAAACATGTAATGCGTTGAGATCTTTCATCTTATTCCTGAAGCATGATTGGGAATGCTAAATTCCAAGGGTACGGAAAACTGGATACATACACGCCCCATAAGTATTAAGAGATACGCCGACACGCGTTGCTGAAATCTGAGCAACTGGATAGTCACGTTGGAAGAGCTTCCAACTGGCTTCTATGTTCATTTCCTTGATAATGGCATTGCTTAAATGGGGCGGACATTGGCCGCCGAAAATGACGCAGTCAGGATCCAACCAACCGATGGTCAGAACGATTAATGGTTTAAGATAATAGGCTGTCTCTTTTACCCAATCACTGACGATAGGATGTGAAGAATCTGGAATATCGGCCGGAGACTGGCAATCGATGCCTGATTGGTCAAGCGATTGCATCAGCTTTCTAACGGTTGGCCTCTTTTCATCGCCGATAATTGTGTAATAGGTGCCAATCTCACCGGCATTCAAGCGGCTGCCACGATAAAGCTGACCATTGACGATGGCACCTCCCCCAACCCCATGGCCGATTTCGATCAGTACCATATTTTTCACTTCCGGCCAGCAACCGGAGTAAAACTCACCCACAACGGCCGCATTACAGTCGTTGTCTATCCACACTGGCCAGTCGAAAAACTCACCAAACTTCTCTGTGAGAGGTTCGGCTCGCCAGTGTGCTAGTGGCTGGATGGTATGTATAGTTTTTCCATCTCCATTGGCTGGACCGGGCATGGATACGCCAATCCCGAGAACCCGTGCTCGGTGCAGCTTGTGTTTATCAATCAAGCCTTGAATGAGTCCATGAATGCTCGTTAACACTTCATCGATCGGGGAGGCTTCTTTGTAGGGGATATTGATTTGCTCTAACACTTCACCACAAAAGTTAGACAACCCAATTTCAATGCGTTGGATTTGAAATGAAACGCCGAATGAGAATGCACCATAAGGGTTCAGCTCTAAAGGAATGATGGGTTGACCTCGGCCAATCCGTTCCCTTTGTCCTTCCCGAATTAGGTTCATTGCCAATAGTTCTTTTGAAAGGCTGGTGACACTCCCACTTCTTAAACCTGTCAATTCAACTATTTTGGCTCTGGAGACAGAGCCATGCTGACGGCAGGTTGCCAAAAGCTTTTTTTGTCCGGGTGTGAGTTCGAGTTGAACGGGTTTGATTGGCTGTAACATGCACGTTTCCTTAGATGGGCTCCATTCCTGCCTTTTTGATCATGGCAACAAGCATATCAATATCATCATGGCTTAGCATGTCAATTAATCCTTTGCTGATCCAGTCAGTTATTTCACTTTCTACATCATAGCCATAGTAGTCATTGAACCACTGCGCGGTATTAACATCATCACCTTTGTTAGGAAGAAACAAACGTGTTGTGAGTCCAGCTGATTTGTAACTTCTCAATACTTCCTCTGTTGTGAAAGGGTACTCCACGCAGACGCTGTCCGCATTGGACGTTTGCACAGCGCTCAACTGGTCAAGATAACGCGCTAAGGTCACGACTTGGATTGACTGCTCTGGCAGTAGCACTTTGACTTTATTGATCAGAGAGTGGTCAAACCCGAGCAAAATAGTGTGGTCTATCGCGCCCGGCTTACGCCTCATTATTTGGGTGTATGTCTCAGCAAATTCTTGGTGTCTGCGTCGCTGTTTCGCTTCAACCACTAAACCAACACCATGCTGGATTGCCCAGTCGAGCACCTCTTCATAGGTAGGGATCTGAGTGCCAGAAAATTCAGCAGAAAACCAACCGCCTAAATCAAGTTGTCGCAGCTGTTTTAGTGTCATTTGCTCAACATAACCTGTGCCGTTTGAAGTCCGGTCGACACTAGGATCATGTATCACCACGATGTGTTGATCGCTGGTCATTGCGATATCAATTTCGATACATCGCGCTCCCTTATTAAACGCGCCTTGAAAGGCAGGCATGGTATTTTCTGGATAAAACAGACAATCGCCTCGGTGAGGGTTGACGAGCACTTGCCCAGATTTTGCTACATTGAAATTAAAAGACATATCTTCTTAACCTACTTTATTTAAACTTTATAAAAAAGGATAACTTAGATTAGTCGTAATTGTGTTTTTGTGTCAACTGATAAAAGTTGAAATAAAAACAGATTTAAAAACAATTGTTTATGTTTGTTCTGGTGATCAATGTATGATTTTTTAGTTTAAAATGTCATCAATTATTGATGTTGAAATAAACCGGAGTTATGTTTTTATAAAATAATGCTTTCAAGGAAAGGTTAATCAATGAATGTATTAGAGCTACGGTCAATCACAAAGAAATACGGTGACTTCTATGCATCAGAAGATGTCTCTTTTAGTGTGAAAAAAGGGGAGTTTGTCACCCTGCTTGGACCTAGTGGCTGTGGTAAAACCACACTACTCAAAATGATCGGGGGCTTTTATGAACCCAGTGAAGGTGACATTTTCATTAGTGGGAACAATGTGACTAAAGTGCCGCCAGAGCACAGAGAGACGGCGATGTGTTTTCAGTCTTACGCGCTGTTTCCTCATTTGAGTGTGTCTCACAACATTTGCT
Coding sequences:
- a CDS encoding glycoside hydrolase family 2 protein encodes the protein MQQINLNGEWELSCLQNPHIQHPMMIPGDHYSALLQAGEIVPPYYGCNEADVQWVRECDWRISRSFTVSPQTLQANACLLTLSRVDTVASVSINGQPVFECSNQFRRYQKDIKSWLCLGENVIEITFYRADEEARKRAEKLPFPIPSAMGNNQIPHMNTLRKTQCHSGWDWGICLMVSGIYDPIALDCVDKVHIEQVSTEQHWHLDGSVEVVVDVECRCWQASDLRVEFADQIQSARVSQSGTERFRFTVAEPRRWWPAGYGEQYLYPLAVACDGQVVEKQLGLRQLVLNTAEDDIGSAMEFVVNGFPIVAKGANWIPLDAMPSRESRKRYRELLESAVAANMNMIRVWGGGQYESDEFYQLCDELGLLVWQDMMFACSLYPSTDDFVADVELELQDQLKRLKDHACIALWCGDNEVIGAIGWYDESKHNKVKYTVNYDRLNRRIADVVAHEDSSRTFWPSSPCNGDLDFGDAWHDDNRGDMHFWDVWHSGKSFDAYRQVNPRFCSEFGYQSWPSLAEVKQFVPEQDWNVTSPTFEYHQKNPRGNSIITEMFTRYFKFPAGFEQMLYLSQVQQAIAIKTACDHWRAISPVCRGMLFWQLNDNWPVSSWSSIEYSGRWKQLHYHAKRFFSPVYLPFELTETQLQLRLVNDLNQEQSVTGTLVWMSWQGETLAAWPIDCVAEPDSNIMVWHMGREEAMATSDKGFFYLKTEHGSTILENTWMAASNWKSVPIAKAKIKMEIDGDRIRLSTDKPAFFVHLECDVDGRFSDSSMTLLPGEPIDITFHGNPRFAESLRLYQLADIC
- a CDS encoding magnesium transporter produces the protein MKRIGAFSIKSICLVGVLFVASWLFSRLGKVHGKSLPESYFSDGYPTILTLLDSEFFMGFIACVTLAIVVYVLYLLWQLHEVAVHKAKEMSSAHTQIVFALSLCGLFIDKAWWVLAIIIAFTRWDVVANSLSSIIRNGLNKINKAQE
- a CDS encoding HlyD family secretion protein; amino-acid sequence: MKEIMLPYILLCWVLVKTGFVQWTLRNATVMIGLGGFLAFMLFTAHRFWSPADLTDSTTVKAPHAVLSPLVGQEVEQVLVTHNQHVKQGDLIYVLKSEDTDSQVRGLQAQKLAAEAEIVALKHQIDNDKRTLARLEKLNDFAQEQQRDDARTRIESNNAKVAAVFAQIKSIEAQIATAEWQNERREIRAPFDGQVSIANIAEGTRVGNMHLYNTSKKFVEMRIADQTYANIQPGQFAEFYVDAYPGEIFRGRVHSLTAGTGEARVSVVNGSQHVRQHIGNNQGSHGRTVIIEFEEPEGYNVPIGATGSGWISASKPHAALGFMDIIGAATVRLKAYKAYLSAL
- a CDS encoding LysR family transcriptional regulator, with the protein product MKDLNALHVFISLMDTRSTQRAAQKLGRSQSYVSKTLAQLRDDLNDPLFVRSQTQLVPTSYAMAIESKLRGALEQVSLSLEPEKFDPMQVEKITLHIVEPFLIEMGKPLIRAIREQSNAIIELRQWHHGSEQMLLDEEVDVGVHILGDKPQTLYQKRLHTGSGHFNGNLSGEYVKYIVAGLNEHEDHFKKLDPSIEATICVDNYQLMNQLMDDCFTLRYEPHLNHDAKQTLNIDSALIIKASRRQSGKILWLSALLQEMVETHIIQ
- a CDS encoding ROK family protein — translated: MLQPIKPVQLELTPGQKKLLATCRQHGSVSRAKIVELTGLRSGSVTSLSKELLAMNLIREGQRERIGRGQPIIPLELNPYGAFSFGVSFQIQRIEIGLSNFCGEVLEQINIPYKEASPIDEVLTSIHGLIQGLIDKHKLHRARVLGIGVSMPGPANGDGKTIHTIQPLAHWRAEPLTEKFGEFFDWPVWIDNDCNAAVVGEFYSGCWPEVKNMVLIEIGHGVGGGAIVNGQLYRGSRLNAGEIGTYYTIIGDEKRPTVRKLMQSLDQSGIDCQSPADIPDSSHPIVSDWVKETAYYLKPLIVLTIGWLDPDCVIFGGQCPPHLSNAIIKEMNIEASWKLFQRDYPVAQISATRVGVSLNTYGACMYPVFRTLGI
- a CDS encoding glycerophosphodiester phosphodiesterase, giving the protein MSFNFNVAKSGQVLVNPHRGDCLFYPENTMPAFQGAFNKGARCIEIDIAMTSDQHIVVIHDPSVDRTSNGTGYVEQMTLKQLRQLDLGGWFSAEFSGTQIPTYEEVLDWAIQHGVGLVVEAKQRRRHQEFAETYTQIMRRKPGAIDHTILLGFDHSLINKVKVLLPEQSIQVVTLARYLDQLSAVQTSNADSVCVEYPFTTEEVLRSYKSAGLTTRLFLPNKGDDVNTAQWFNDYYGYDVESEITDWISKGLIDMLSHDDIDMLVAMIKKAGMEPI